From a single Candidatus Eisenbacteria bacterium genomic region:
- a CDS encoding L-lysine 6-transaminase, whose amino-acid sequence MTPNPKPAITANDVHATLARHMLADGYDMVLDLEKSRGRRLWDARNQRSYLDLFSCFATLPVGFNHPGLEEPTFRAKLMRAALTNPSNADVYTVEMAEFVAAWERYAMPGYLPHLFLIAGGSAGVENALKAAMDWKVRRNFANGSKTERGHQILHFQDAFHGRGGYTVSLTNTADPNKYQYFARFDWPRVPSPVLRFPIDAAELERVSRAEAESLAAMRAAFVAHRDDIAAILIEPIQAEGGDHHFRPEFLRALRTLADENQALLIFDEVQTGMGLTGLMWAHQHDDVRPDLLAFGKKTQVCGFMGGGHLDDEPQNVFKVSSRINSTWGGNLVDMVRCTRYLEIMHDEKLVENAANLGVELMKGLHKLQAELPGVLSNTRGRGLMCAIDLPDGEMRNAVRGRMYELGAVVLGCGTHSLRFRPPLDVTAAELNEGLELLRRALQDVALKSA is encoded by the coding sequence ATGACTCCGAACCCGAAGCCCGCGATCACGGCCAACGACGTGCACGCCACGCTTGCGCGTCACATGCTCGCCGATGGCTACGACATGGTGCTGGATCTCGAGAAGAGCCGCGGCCGGCGTCTGTGGGACGCGCGCAATCAGCGCTCGTACCTCGACCTGTTCTCGTGCTTCGCCACACTGCCGGTCGGCTTCAATCACCCGGGGCTCGAGGAGCCGACGTTTCGCGCCAAGCTGATGCGCGCGGCCCTCACCAACCCGAGCAACGCCGACGTCTACACCGTCGAGATGGCCGAGTTCGTGGCCGCATGGGAACGGTATGCGATGCCCGGCTACCTGCCGCATCTGTTCCTGATCGCGGGCGGTTCGGCCGGCGTCGAGAACGCGCTCAAGGCTGCGATGGACTGGAAGGTGCGCCGCAACTTCGCGAACGGCTCCAAGACCGAGCGCGGGCACCAGATCCTGCACTTCCAGGACGCGTTCCACGGGCGCGGCGGCTACACCGTTTCGCTCACCAACACCGCGGATCCGAACAAATACCAGTACTTCGCGCGCTTCGACTGGCCGCGGGTGCCGAGTCCGGTGCTGCGCTTCCCGATCGACGCGGCCGAGCTGGAGCGCGTCTCACGCGCCGAGGCCGAATCGCTGGCCGCCATGCGCGCGGCATTCGTGGCGCACCGCGACGACATCGCCGCGATCCTGATCGAGCCGATTCAGGCCGAGGGCGGCGATCATCACTTCCGCCCCGAGTTCCTGAGAGCACTCCGCACGCTCGCCGATGAGAACCAGGCGCTGCTGATTTTCGACGAAGTGCAGACCGGCATGGGCCTGACGGGTCTCATGTGGGCGCACCAGCACGACGACGTGCGCCCCGACCTGCTCGCGTTCGGCAAGAAGACCCAGGTGTGTGGCTTCATGGGTGGCGGGCATCTGGACGACGAACCGCAGAACGTCTTCAAGGTGTCGAGCCGCATCAACTCGACGTGGGGCGGCAATCTGGTCGACATGGTGCGCTGCACGCGCTATCTGGAAATCATGCACGACGAAAAGCTGGTCGAGAACGCGGCGAACCTCGGCGTGGAGCTGATGAAGGGTCTGCACAAGCTGCAGGCCGAGCTGCCCGGCGTGCTCAGCAACACGCGCGGCAGGGGCTTGATGTGCGCGATCGATCTGCCGGACGGAGAGATGCGCAACGCCGTACGCGGGCGCATGTACGAACTCGGCGCGGTGGTGCTGGGTTGCGGCACGCACAGTCTGCGCTTCCGCCCGCCGCTCGACGTCACCGCGGCGGAGCTGAACGAAGGACTCGAGCTGTTGCGGCGCGCCCTGCAGGACGTGGCACTCAAGAGCGCGTAG